A stretch of the Coprobacillus cateniformis genome encodes the following:
- a CDS encoding maltose-6'-phosphate glucosidase: MGNKFVIIGAGSTHTPGIIGSLVEKADEIQLTELCLHDIDYERVYHMGEFSKIYMSERRNDIKTSWTTDLKEALSEADYVFIQIRPGRNEQRAIDEHTCYKHGLIGQETCGLGGFAFALRTIPAILEIVKTALEVCPQAWLLNYSNPEAMVSEAVYRTYPQAKMLCICDMPISQQEQVAEYFGYDEKDLTFKYFGLNHFGWFTNVYNKEGKDLLPQLREDVVSGKMTGFNAVQDEGKLDDYWFKTFNNVIKGFKAYPDFLPLCYLQYYYFHDEMLEQFDHEFTRADSVLAGREITVYQECRRVIENKSAKDSYLVAGVHGNYIVNLASSIINDKKERFIVNVMNNGAIGNFNHDAVVEVPCYVGAAGIEPVAVGYIPQFHKSLMEAQKGYEKLAVEACLEGSQEKALQAILLNKTVPSYRKGKEILDEFLELNKDYWNPKFYNK; this comes from the coding sequence ATGGGAAATAAATTTGTTATTATTGGAGCTGGTTCAACACATACTCCTGGAATTATTGGTTCACTTGTAGAAAAAGCAGATGAAATACAATTAACAGAACTTTGTTTACATGATATTGATTATGAAAGAGTTTATCATATGGGTGAGTTTAGTAAAATTTATATGTCAGAAAGAAGAAATGATATTAAGACAAGCTGGACTACCGATTTAAAAGAAGCTTTGAGTGAAGCAGATTATGTATTTATTCAAATTAGACCTGGGCGAAATGAACAAAGAGCTATTGATGAACATACTTGTTATAAACATGGACTTATTGGTCAAGAAACTTGTGGGTTAGGGGGATTCGCTTTTGCTTTAAGAACAATTCCTGCTATTTTAGAAATAGTGAAAACAGCTTTAGAAGTTTGTCCTCAAGCATGGTTATTAAACTACTCAAATCCAGAGGCAATGGTATCAGAGGCTGTTTATAGAACTTATCCACAAGCAAAGATGTTGTGTATTTGTGATATGCCTATTTCACAACAAGAACAAGTTGCTGAGTACTTTGGATATGATGAAAAAGATTTAACTTTTAAATATTTTGGACTTAACCATTTTGGTTGGTTTACAAATGTTTATAATAAAGAAGGTAAGGATTTACTACCACAATTAAGAGAAGATGTTGTGAGTGGTAAAATGACAGGTTTTAATGCAGTTCAGGATGAAGGAAAATTAGATGATTATTGGTTTAAAACATTTAATAATGTTATTAAAGGGTTTAAAGCATATCCTGACTTTCTACCACTATGTTATTTACAATACTATTATTTCCATGATGAAATGTTAGAACAATTTGATCATGAATTTACGAGAGCAGATTCAGTTTTAGCTGGTAGAGAAATAACAGTGTATCAAGAATGTCGTAGAGTTATTGAAAATAAGAGTGCTAAAGATTCTTATTTAGTCGCAGGAGTTCATGGAAATTATATTGTGAATTTAGCAAGTTCTATTATTAACGACAAGAAAGAAAGGTTTATCGTAAATGTTATGAACAATGGTGCGATTGGAAACTTTAATCATGATGCGGTTGTAGAAGTTCCGTGTTATGTTGGTGCAGCAGGAATTGAACCAGTTGCAGTGGGTTATATTCCTCAATTTCATAAATCATTAATGGAAGCACAAAAAGGTTATGAAAAACTTGCTGTTGAAGCATGTTTAGAAGGATCGCAGGAAAAAGCATTACAAGCCATCTTATTAAACAAAACGGTTCCTTCTTATCGTAAAGGTAAAGAAATATTAGATGAGTTTTTAGAATTGAATAAAGACTATTGGAATCCGAAGTTCTATAATAAATAA
- the glpK gene encoding glycerol kinase GlpK, giving the protein MEKYILAIDQGTTSTRTILYNHNSEVVMSSQREFQQFFPHPGWVEHDANEIWLSTLAVMTETIQMSGIKPEQVAGIGITNQRETTVVWDRNTGIPVYHAIVWQSRQSDEICQRLKDAGREDIIRKKTGLLLDPYFSATKLVWIFENVPGVKDKALNGELMFGTIDSWLVYKLSGGKRHITDVTNASRTLLYNIYEQCWDQELLELFGIPDSMLPEVVSSSEVYCCTAPYHFYNHEVPIAAMIGDQQAALFGQNCFEKGKMKNTYGTGGFLLMNTGEHAVQSNHGLLTTIAWKLNGETKYALEGSIFVSGSLIQWLRDGLHIIHKASETEAMAFSVKDSDGVVIVPAFTGLGAPYWDDQARGSIVGITRGTTKEHLARAALEAMCYQSKDLVLAMQQDTNIKIKELFVDGGATENKFLLQCQSDILQIPVTRLKVNETTALGAAHLAGLAVGYWTMNDFQADVLATYQPKIDKQLSHHMYQRWQKAVKSCQAFEED; this is encoded by the coding sequence ATGGAAAAATATATCCTTGCAATTGACCAAGGAACAACGAGTACCAGAACAATTTTATATAACCATAACTCTGAAGTTGTGATGTCTTCCCAAAGAGAATTTCAACAGTTTTTTCCTCATCCAGGCTGGGTAGAACATGATGCCAATGAAATCTGGTTATCAACATTAGCGGTGATGACAGAGACGATTCAAATGTCAGGAATTAAACCTGAGCAGGTTGCAGGAATAGGGATTACAAATCAAAGAGAAACAACCGTTGTTTGGGATCGCAATACAGGCATTCCTGTTTATCATGCGATTGTTTGGCAATCTCGTCAAAGTGATGAAATTTGTCAACGCTTAAAAGATGCTGGACGAGAAGACATTATCCGTAAAAAGACAGGATTGCTTTTAGATCCTTACTTTTCTGCTACAAAGCTTGTATGGATATTCGAAAATGTACCAGGAGTGAAAGACAAAGCACTCAATGGTGAATTGATGTTTGGAACGATTGATTCATGGCTTGTCTATAAACTCAGTGGTGGAAAACGTCATATTACTGATGTTACGAATGCTTCAAGGACATTGCTCTATAATATTTATGAACAATGCTGGGATCAAGAACTGTTAGAGTTGTTTGGTATTCCAGATAGTATGTTGCCAGAGGTTGTGTCTTCAAGTGAAGTTTATTGTTGTACAGCTCCTTATCATTTTTATAATCATGAAGTTCCTATTGCTGCAATGATAGGTGATCAGCAAGCTGCCTTATTTGGTCAGAATTGTTTTGAAAAAGGGAAAATGAAAAACACATATGGAACAGGTGGGTTCTTGTTGATGAATACAGGAGAGCATGCTGTTCAATCAAATCATGGCTTATTAACAACAATCGCTTGGAAGTTAAATGGCGAAACAAAATATGCGCTTGAAGGAAGTATTTTTGTCTCAGGAAGTTTAATTCAGTGGTTACGTGACGGCCTTCACATTATACACAAAGCAAGTGAAACAGAAGCAATGGCTTTTTCAGTTAAAGATAGTGATGGTGTTGTGATTGTTCCTGCTTTTACTGGGTTAGGAGCTCCCTACTGGGATGATCAGGCCCGTGGTTCTATTGTTGGAATTACACGTGGGACAACCAAAGAACATTTAGCAAGAGCAGCCCTAGAAGCAATGTGCTATCAAAGTAAAGATTTGGTATTAGCTATGCAACAGGATACAAATATAAAAATTAAGGAACTTTTTGTAGATGGTGGTGCAACTGAGAATAAATTCCTTTTACAATGCCAAAGTGATATTTTACAAATTCCAGTAACACGTTTAAAAGTGAATGAGACAACAGCTTTAGGAGCAGCTCATCTAGCAGGGCTTGCTGTTGGCTATTGGACAATGAATGATTTTCAAGCAGATGTCCTAGCAACCTATCAACCAAAAATAGATAAACAATTATCTCATCATATGTATCAGCGTTGGCAAAAAGCAGTAAAAAGCTGTCAAGCTTTTGAGGAGGATTAA